A stretch of the Filimonas lacunae genome encodes the following:
- a CDS encoding inositol oxygenase family protein — MSQQNNVPVINPLASLDEWEEDVLKRYPDVDAIAGDKDTNEYRNYETPVRDTVREFYRLNHEYQSYDFVQEKRAHYLQFNKAKMPIWDAFEFLNQLVDDSDPDTDLDQFQHLLQTAEAIRRDGHPDWMVMVGLMHDMGKVLCLFGEPQWAVVGDTFPVGCAYSDKIVYPEFFSLNKDFSDSRYNTRLGVYAEGCGLRNVTMSWGHDEYVYQMMKDYLPEPALYMLRYHSFYAWHREGEYSYLLDDHDREMLKWVKLFNPYDLYSKNPTPPDWKQLQPYYEELVKKYLPGDLKF, encoded by the coding sequence ATGTCTCAACAAAACAACGTGCCCGTTATTAATCCGTTAGCCAGTTTAGATGAATGGGAAGAAGATGTGCTGAAAAGGTATCCTGATGTTGATGCTATTGCTGGCGACAAGGATACAAATGAGTACAGAAATTATGAAACTCCGGTACGTGATACGGTTCGTGAGTTTTATCGTTTAAACCACGAGTATCAGAGCTACGATTTTGTGCAGGAGAAACGAGCCCACTATCTACAGTTTAACAAGGCTAAAATGCCGATATGGGATGCCTTTGAGTTTTTAAACCAGCTGGTGGATGATTCAGACCCGGATACCGACCTGGATCAATTTCAACATTTGCTGCAAACCGCAGAAGCTATCCGTAGAGATGGTCACCCCGATTGGATGGTGATGGTAGGCCTGATGCACGACATGGGCAAAGTATTGTGCCTGTTTGGGGAACCACAGTGGGCGGTTGTTGGCGATACTTTCCCGGTAGGCTGCGCTTATTCTGATAAAATTGTATATCCTGAGTTTTTTTCGCTGAATAAAGATTTTTCTGATAGTCGTTACAATACACGCCTGGGTGTGTATGCCGAAGGATGTGGGTTACGCAATGTAACCATGTCGTGGGGGCACGATGAGTATGTTTACCAGATGATGAAGGATTATTTGCCAGAACCTGCTTTGTATATGCTGCGCTATCATTCTTTTTATGCCTGGCACCGCGAAGGTGAATACAGCTACCTGCTGGATGATCATGACCGTGAAATGCTGAAATGGGTGAAGCTTTTTAACCCTTACGATTTGTATTCTAAAAACCCTACACCGCCAGATTGGAAGCAGTTACAGCCTTATTATGAGGAGCTTGTAAAAAAATATTTGCCTGGTGACCTTAAATTTTAA